A window of Dorea formicigenerans contains these coding sequences:
- a CDS encoding LysR family transcriptional regulator, which translates to MKITQLEYFCATCRHHSITQAARELYVTQPAISSAIRELEKEFSINLFVRSKNHVTLTKEGELFYQKAQDMLRYIKESSSELHDLGRQTPPVRIGIPPLLSTVYFPDIYVEFSKIHPEIHLELFEYGSIRAASLVNEETLDVSLVNMDFYDIDKMNSYPIDSDSFVFCVSPEHPLAREKELTVEMIKNEPIMMYNTDSVQTNTLMGLFERHGIKPNIIMHASQLHTIRQFIAQRLGGAFLYKSVIRNLPDIVGIPMNPSIEQQIGLVWKKGIYINSSVEKFITYIQNHC; encoded by the coding sequence ATGAAAATCACCCAGTTAGAATATTTCTGTGCCACTTGCAGGCATCACAGTATTACTCAGGCAGCAAGAGAACTTTACGTCACTCAGCCAGCCATTTCCAGCGCAATCCGAGAATTAGAAAAGGAATTTTCCATCAATCTTTTCGTCCGCTCGAAAAACCATGTTACACTCACAAAAGAAGGAGAATTATTTTATCAGAAAGCCCAGGACATGCTGCGTTATATTAAAGAAAGCTCTTCGGAACTCCACGATCTTGGCAGACAGACTCCGCCGGTCCGCATTGGAATCCCACCGCTTTTAAGTACAGTTTATTTTCCGGATATTTATGTAGAATTTTCCAAAATACACCCGGAAATTCACCTGGAATTATTTGAATACGGCTCTATTCGTGCTGCCTCTCTTGTAAATGAAGAGACTCTGGACGTTTCACTAGTTAATATGGATTTTTATGATATTGATAAAATGAACTCTTACCCGATTGATTCCGATTCTTTTGTGTTCTGTGTATCACCGGAACATCCACTGGCAAGAGAAAAAGAACTTACAGTCGAAATGATTAAAAATGAGCCAATTATGATGTACAATACTGATTCAGTACAGACGAATACATTAATGGGACTGTTTGAACGACATGGTATCAAGCCTAATATCATCATGCATGCCAGTCAGCTACATACCATTCGACAGTTCATTGCCCAGAGACTGGGCGGCGCTTTTCTATATAAATCTGTCATACGCAATCTACCGGATATCGTCGGGATTCCAATGAATCCTTCGATAGAACAGCAGATTGGTCTAGTGTGGAAAAAGGGAATTTACATTAATAGTAGTGTGGAAAAGTTTATTACATATATTCAGAATCACTGCTAA
- a CDS encoding SLC13 family permease — translation MSSSTITLLFLLFAVIMFVLEKIPLGVTSMIVCCGLVVTRVLDVKTAFAGFIDSNVILFVAMFIVGGALFETGMANKIGGIVTKFASSERTLIVAIMVIVGVMSGVLSNTGTAAVLIPVVIGIAAKSGYSRSRLLMPLVFAAAMGGNLSLIGAPGNLIAQSELQKNGLSFGFFEYAIVGVPILICGILFYATIGHRLLPDREPTDDGAFDTTKNFDDVPKWKQIVSLVVLVLTLLGMIFEEQIGIKLCVTGCIGALVLILTGVISEKDALKSIDLKTIFLFGGTLSLASALGETGAGEMIAGKVIAMLGDNPSPYVLTFVVFVLCCLLTNFMSNTATTALMAPICMSIAQGMGADPRAVLMACVIGGSCAYATPIGMPANTMVVGAGGYTFMDYVKAGFPLIIIATVVSMIILPIAFPFFP, via the coding sequence ATGAGTTCTTCAACAATTACCCTCTTGTTTCTCCTGTTTGCGGTGATCATGTTCGTGCTAGAAAAGATTCCGCTAGGAGTAACATCGATGATTGTCTGTTGTGGTCTGGTTGTAACCAGGGTGTTAGATGTGAAAACAGCATTTGCCGGATTCATCGACAGTAACGTCATCTTATTTGTGGCTATGTTCATTGTAGGCGGTGCACTCTTTGAAACCGGAATGGCAAATAAAATCGGTGGAATCGTAACCAAATTTGCCAGTTCCGAACGAACACTGATCGTTGCAATCATGGTGATTGTAGGTGTGATGAGCGGTGTGCTTTCCAACACAGGTACAGCAGCGGTACTGATTCCGGTAGTAATCGGAATTGCAGCAAAATCTGGATATTCCAGATCAAGACTTCTAATGCCACTTGTATTTGCAGCAGCTATGGGTGGAAACCTTTCCCTGATCGGAGCACCGGGCAATCTGATTGCACAGAGCGAACTTCAGAAAAACGGATTATCATTCGGATTTTTTGAGTATGCAATCGTAGGTGTACCGATTCTGATCTGTGGAATTTTGTTCTACGCAACGATTGGACACAGACTTCTGCCGGACAGAGAGCCGACCGATGATGGTGCATTTGATACGACCAAGAATTTTGATGATGTACCGAAGTGGAAACAAATTGTATCATTAGTTGTTCTGGTTCTGACTCTTCTTGGAATGATTTTTGAGGAGCAGATTGGAATTAAGCTTTGTGTGACAGGCTGCATCGGAGCACTGGTATTAATTCTGACAGGTGTTATTTCAGAAAAAGATGCTTTGAAATCCATTGACCTGAAAACAATCTTCCTGTTTGGTGGAACACTTTCACTGGCATCAGCTCTTGGAGAGACTGGAGCAGGAGAGATGATTGCAGGAAAAGTAATCGCAATGCTTGGAGATAATCCGTCACCATATGTATTGACATTTGTCGTATTTGTACTTTGCTGTCTGCTTACGAACTTCATGTCAAATACAGCGACGACAGCGTTGATGGCTCCAATCTGTATGTCCATTGCACAGGGCATGGGTGCAGACCCGAGGGCAGTTCTGATGGCGTGTGTAATCGGAGGTTCCTGCGCATATGCAACACCGATTGGTATGCCAGCAAACACAATGGTCGTAGGAGCGGGAGGATATACATTTATGGATTATGTAAAAGCTGGATTCCCGTTGATTATCATTGCTACAGTCGTGAGCATGATTATCTTACCAATTGCATTTCCTTTTTTCCCGTAA
- the ttdA gene encoding L(+)-tartrate dehydratase subunit alpha, with product MSKTEQVEKLTNYMANFVSYIGKVLPDDIIAKLDELAEKEDSPLSKTIYQTMKLNQKLAKDLNRPSCQDTGVLQFWVKCGTKFPLIGELEALLKDAVVKATFEAPLRHNSVETFDEYNTGKNVGKGTPTVFWDIVPDSDQCEIYAYMAGGGCTLPGKAMVLMPGAGYEGVTKFVMDVMTSYGINACPPLLVGVGVATSVETAALLSKKALMRPLGSHNENERAASMEKLLEDGINEIGLGPQGMGGKYSVMGVHIENTARHPSAIGVAVNVGCWSHRRGHIIFDKDLNYTITTHSGVTL from the coding sequence ATGAGTAAGACAGAACAGGTAGAAAAACTTACGAATTATATGGCGAACTTCGTGTCATATATCGGGAAAGTACTGCCGGACGATATCATTGCAAAATTAGATGAGCTGGCAGAGAAAGAGGACAGTCCACTGTCAAAGACAATCTACCAGACAATGAAACTGAATCAGAAGCTCGCGAAAGATTTGAATCGTCCAAGCTGCCAGGACACAGGAGTATTACAGTTCTGGGTAAAATGTGGAACAAAGTTCCCACTGATCGGTGAATTGGAAGCATTGTTAAAGGATGCGGTTGTAAAAGCAACATTTGAAGCACCACTTCGCCATAACAGTGTTGAGACATTTGACGAGTACAATACAGGAAAAAATGTTGGAAAAGGAACACCGACTGTATTCTGGGACATCGTTCCGGACAGTGATCAGTGCGAAATTTATGCATATATGGCAGGTGGCGGATGTACACTTCCAGGAAAAGCTATGGTTCTGATGCCAGGGGCAGGATATGAAGGTGTAACAAAATTCGTTATGGATGTTATGACATCCTACGGAATCAACGCATGTCCACCGCTGTTAGTCGGTGTAGGAGTTGCAACATCTGTTGAGACTGCAGCACTTCTTTCTAAGAAAGCACTGATGCGTCCACTTGGAAGCCATAACGAGAACGAAAGAGCAGCATCTATGGAAAAACTTCTTGAGGACGGAATTAATGAAATTGGCCTTGGACCACAGGGAATGGGCGGTAAGTATTCTGTTATGGGCGTACATATTGAGAATACAGCAAGACATCCATCTGCAATCGGAGTTGCCGTAAACGTAGGCTGCTGGTCTCACAGACGTGGACATATTATCTTTGATAAAGACCTGAACTACACAATCACAACACATTCGGGGGTGACGTTATAA
- the ttdB gene encoding L(+)-tartrate dehydratase subunit beta → MIEMKDGKKILTTPITDEDLADIHVGDIIYLNGSMTTCRDVAHRRLVEEGRELPVDVRNAAIFHAGPIIRPLENDKFEMVSIGPTTSMRMEKFEKEFVEKTGVKIIIGKGGMGPNTEYACKNFKALHCVFPAGNAVVAATEVEEIVDAQWRDLGMPETLWHCHVKELGPLIVSIDTDGRNLFEENKVIFNQRKDKAIEEICKHVKFIK, encoded by the coding sequence ATGATCGAGATGAAAGACGGAAAGAAAATATTAACAACGCCAATTACAGATGAAGATCTGGCAGATATCCATGTAGGAGATATTATTTACTTAAATGGAAGCATGACAACTTGTCGTGACGTAGCTCACAGACGTCTTGTTGAAGAAGGACGAGAGCTTCCGGTTGATGTAAGAAATGCAGCAATTTTCCATGCAGGACCGATTATCCGCCCATTGGAAAATGATAAATTTGAGATGGTATCCATTGGACCAACAACCAGTATGAGAATGGAAAAATTCGAGAAGGAATTCGTTGAAAAAACTGGTGTGAAGATTATCATTGGAAAAGGTGGAATGGGACCAAATACAGAGTATGCATGTAAGAACTTTAAAGCACTTCACTGTGTATTTCCAGCAGGAAATGCAGTTGTAGCAGCTACAGAAGTAGAAGAAATTGTGGATGCTCAGTGGAGAGACCTTGGAATGCCTGAGACACTCTGGCACTGCCACGTAAAAGAATTAGGACCTCTGATCGTATCTATTGATACAGACGGACGTAATCTCTTCGAAGAGAACAAAGTCATTTTCAATCAGAGAAAAGACAAAGCAATTGAAGAAATCTGCAAACACGTAAAATTTATTAAATAA
- a CDS encoding NAD(P)/FAD-dependent oxidoreductase gives MSDLKYDIIIIGAGVSGCAVARELSRYDLKICVLDKESDVCEGTSKANSGIVHAGHDAKPDTLKAKLNVQGNLMMEEMAKKLDFPFKRNGSLVVCQNEEELSKLEELKERGKENGVEGLRILTREEALELEPALADSVYAALYAPTGGIVCPFLMNIAYAENAAINGVKFQFGTRVQDIQRCHQVSGFEVITNQGTLYSKYVINAAGVYADEIHNMVSEKKLHITPRRGEYCLLDKNAGTLVSHTIFQVPGEMGKGVLVTPTIHGNLMIGPTADDVPDKEDNATTRAGLDKVLNDSAKSVKGIPTRQVITSFAGLRAHEDGGDFQIEELTDVPGFIDVAGIESPGLTSAPAIGVYVCDLVKKMMEDTDRQINPGDSGNLRSFEVADKQKSSGRLQEKENFIETRKGIVHFAELSLEEQKELIQKDPAYGQVICRCETVTEGEILDAIRRPLGARTLDGVKRRARAGMGRCQGGFCTPRIMEILSRECGIPLEEICKNNPDSRIIVGTNKDRL, from the coding sequence ATGTCGGATTTGAAATATGACATCATCATTATCGGTGCGGGTGTTTCAGGTTGTGCTGTGGCACGGGAATTATCACGTTATGATTTGAAAATCTGTGTGCTGGATAAGGAAAGTGATGTCTGTGAGGGGACGAGTAAGGCGAACAGTGGAATTGTTCATGCAGGACATGATGCAAAGCCAGATACATTGAAAGCGAAACTGAATGTTCAGGGAAATCTTATGATGGAAGAGATGGCAAAAAAGCTGGATTTTCCGTTTAAAAGAAATGGTTCACTAGTTGTCTGTCAGAACGAGGAAGAACTTTCAAAACTAGAAGAACTGAAAGAGCGAGGCAAAGAAAATGGAGTGGAAGGGTTAAGAATCCTGACAAGGGAAGAGGCGCTTGAACTGGAACCGGCACTTGCGGATTCTGTGTATGCGGCGCTTTATGCACCAACCGGAGGAATTGTCTGTCCATTTCTTATGAATATTGCTTATGCAGAAAATGCAGCAATCAATGGCGTGAAGTTCCAATTTGGAACGCGTGTGCAGGATATACAGAGATGCCATCAAGTAAGTGGATTTGAAGTCATTACAAATCAGGGAACATTATATTCAAAATATGTAATCAATGCTGCCGGAGTTTATGCGGACGAAATCCACAACATGGTCAGTGAGAAGAAACTTCACATTACACCGCGAAGGGGAGAATATTGTCTCCTTGATAAAAATGCGGGAACTCTGGTCAGTCATACTATTTTTCAAGTGCCAGGGGAAATGGGGAAAGGTGTTCTTGTAACTCCGACCATACATGGCAATCTGATGATCGGGCCAACTGCCGATGATGTTCCAGATAAAGAAGATAATGCGACGACGAGAGCAGGGCTTGATAAGGTGTTAAATGATTCTGCGAAATCCGTAAAAGGCATTCCGACACGCCAGGTCATTACATCATTTGCAGGACTTCGTGCACATGAAGATGGTGGAGATTTCCAGATAGAAGAATTAACTGATGTGCCAGGATTTATCGATGTGGCTGGAATCGAATCACCAGGACTTACCAGTGCCCCGGCAATCGGAGTGTATGTCTGTGATTTAGTAAAAAAAATGATGGAAGATACAGATCGGCAAATAAATCCAGGAGATTCGGGGAATTTAAGAAGTTTCGAAGTAGCCGATAAACAAAAAAGTTCAGGCAGATTACAGGAAAAAGAAAATTTCATAGAGACGCGTAAAGGAATCGTACATTTTGCAGAACTAAGTCTGGAAGAACAAAAGGAACTGATTCAGAAAGATCCAGCGTATGGACAGGTCATCTGTCGCTGTGAAACCGTGACTGAGGGAGAGATTCTGGATGCAATCCGAAGACCGCTTGGAGCGCGGACGCTGGATGGAGTAAAGCGAAGAGCTCGGGCAGGCATGGGACGATGCCAGGGAGGTTTCTGTACACCGAGGATTATGGAGATACTGTCCAGAGAGTGCGGAATTCCGTTGGAAGAAATCTGTAAAAATAATCCGGATTCCCGAATCATTGTAGGAACAAATAAGGACAGGCTGTAG
- a CDS encoding NAD(P)/FAD-dependent oxidoreductase: protein MKTCDLVIIGGGPAGLAAALGARKQGIKDILIVERDKELGGILNQCIHNGFGLHTFKEELTGPEYAGRYIEQVKDAGIPYVTDSMVLSIQSMSQYKSSLQADQCEYNKEKYSEADQDKYSKKKYTDKIITMVSRTEGIVQIQAKAVILAMGCRERPRGALNIPGYRPAGIYSAGTAQRLVNMEGYLPGREVVILGSGDIGLIMARRMTLEGAHVKVVAELMPYSGGLKRNIVQCLNDYDIPLKLSHTVVDIHGKERVTGITLAKVDEKGKPIPGTEEEYACDTLLLSCGLIPENELSRELGVKLNPVTSGPVVDESLETNVPGVFACGNVLHVHDLVDFVSEEADRAGTCAARYILQENQSSNPGIDQESQYSDSDIGKASKMNDNNDPVIPLISLGCVRYTVPSAIHLSKMPDKLKVRFRVGKVVKNCAVDVYCKEENSEKRIKTKKRPVVAPGEMEEILLGREELLKYPDLQQLIITVKEG, encoded by the coding sequence ATGAAAACTTGTGATTTAGTCATTATCGGAGGCGGTCCTGCAGGACTTGCAGCAGCGCTTGGAGCAAGAAAACAGGGAATAAAGGACATTTTAATCGTAGAAAGAGACAAAGAACTTGGCGGAATTTTAAACCAGTGTATTCACAATGGTTTCGGACTTCACACATTTAAAGAAGAGCTGACTGGACCGGAATATGCAGGACGTTATATTGAGCAGGTAAAAGACGCCGGGATTCCATATGTGACCGATAGCATGGTGCTGAGTATTCAAAGCATGAGCCAGTATAAGAGTAGTCTTCAAGCAGATCAGTGTGAATATAACAAAGAAAAATATTCAGAAGCAGATCAAGATAAATATAGCAAGAAGAAATATACAGATAAAATTATCACTATGGTTAGTCGTACGGAAGGTATCGTTCAGATTCAGGCAAAGGCAGTAATACTTGCCATGGGTTGCCGGGAGCGTCCAAGAGGAGCGCTTAATATTCCGGGATATCGCCCGGCTGGAATCTACAGTGCCGGAACGGCACAAAGACTTGTAAATATGGAAGGTTATCTGCCAGGACGTGAAGTCGTGATTTTAGGTTCTGGTGATATCGGACTGATCATGGCAAGACGTATGACACTGGAAGGGGCACATGTAAAAGTAGTTGCGGAACTGATGCCTTATTCCGGTGGACTAAAGAGAAATATTGTGCAGTGTCTGAATGACTATGATATTCCACTGAAGTTAAGCCATACAGTCGTTGATATTCATGGAAAAGAACGGGTGACAGGAATTACACTTGCCAAGGTCGATGAGAAAGGAAAGCCAATTCCGGGAACGGAAGAAGAATATGCATGTGATACTCTGTTGTTATCCTGTGGATTGATTCCGGAAAATGAATTGTCACGGGAACTGGGCGTGAAATTAAATCCAGTGACCAGCGGACCGGTTGTAGACGAGAGTCTGGAGACAAATGTGCCGGGAGTATTTGCCTGTGGAAATGTGCTTCATGTTCATGATCTTGTGGATTTTGTATCAGAGGAAGCGGACAGAGCAGGAACATGTGCGGCGAGATACATTTTACAAGAGAATCAAAGCAGTAATCCTGGCATAGACCAAGAGAGTCAGTATAGTGATTCAGATATAGGTAAGGCTTCCAAGATGAATGATAATAATGATCCAGTGATTCCACTCATTTCTCTTGGCTGTGTCCGCTATACCGTTCCATCTGCCATTCATTTGTCCAAGATGCCGGATAAATTGAAAGTGCGGTTTCGTGTCGGAAAAGTTGTAAAAAACTGTGCAGTCGATGTATACTGTAAGGAAGAGAATAGCGAGAAACGGATTAAGACAAAGAAACGTCCAGTCGTAGCACCTGGGGAGATGGAAGAGATTCTGCTTGGCAGGGAAGAACTTTTAAAATATCCGGATTTACAACAGCTTATCATCACGGTGAAGGAGGGATAG
- a CDS encoding DUF1667 domain-containing protein: MEEKKLICIGCPLGCELCAVLERGEVISVTGNTCKRGDAYARKELVSPERTVTSTVKMSDGRMLPVRTKTDIPKAKVLECVRELKHVVVEAPVETGQIIVQDIAGTNVPVIATKKMGERV, encoded by the coding sequence ATGGAGGAGAAGAAACTAATCTGTATCGGCTGCCCTCTTGGATGTGAATTATGTGCAGTATTGGAACGTGGAGAGGTTATAAGTGTTACAGGAAATACTTGCAAGCGCGGAGATGCTTATGCCAGAAAGGAACTGGTAAGTCCGGAGCGTACCGTGACAAGTACGGTGAAAATGAGTGACGGGCGCATGCTTCCGGTGCGCACGAAGACGGATATTCCTAAGGCGAAAGTATTAGAATGCGTGCGAGAATTAAAACATGTTGTCGTAGAAGCGCCAGTGGAAACAGGGCAGATAATTGTGCAGGATATTGCGGGGACAAATGTACCGGTGATCGCTACAAAGAAGATGGGAGAACGTGTATGA
- the glpK gene encoding glycerol kinase GlpK yields the protein MKKYVMALDQGTTSSRCILFDKKGNICSVAQKEFEQIYPKPGWVEHDPMEIWASQLSVATEAISKIGASADEIASIGITNQRETTVVWNRETGMPIYNAIVWQCRRTAERIDQLKEDGLTDYVKETTGLIPDAYFSASKVAWILDHVEGAREQAENGDLAFGTIDTWLIWNLTRGEVHATDYTNASRTMMFDIHKLDWDQKILDYFKIPKNMLPKVKPPSGIFGYTEVGMFGESIPIAGAAGDQQSALFGQCCFDAGEVKNTYGTGCFLLMNTGEKAVTSENGLLTTIAASADGTVQYALEGSIFVAGAAIQWLRDEMRMIRKAADTERYATAVEDTAGVYLVPAFTGIGAPYWDPYARGTVVGITRGCKKEHFIRAALESMAYQTNDILKVMEEESGVQIRTLKVDGGASNNNFLMQFQSDILGVDVLRPQCVETTALGAAYLAGIVVGYWEDVEDVRANWALSRTFHADMTDEKRQHLLKGWKKAVGRAFEWVED from the coding sequence ATGAAAAAATATGTAATGGCTCTGGATCAGGGGACAACCAGTTCCAGATGTATTTTATTTGACAAAAAAGGAAATATTTGCAGTGTAGCGCAAAAAGAGTTTGAGCAGATTTATCCAAAACCAGGCTGGGTTGAGCATGATCCGATGGAGATTTGGGCATCTCAGTTATCTGTTGCGACCGAAGCAATCAGTAAAATCGGTGCAAGTGCTGATGAGATTGCGTCCATTGGAATTACGAATCAGAGAGAGACGACGGTTGTGTGGAACCGTGAGACGGGTATGCCGATTTACAATGCAATCGTGTGGCAGTGCCGCAGAACTGCAGAACGGATCGATCAATTAAAAGAAGATGGTCTGACGGACTATGTGAAAGAGACGACAGGACTGATACCTGATGCATATTTTTCAGCGTCAAAGGTGGCATGGATCTTGGATCATGTAGAGGGAGCCCGGGAGCAGGCAGAAAATGGAGACCTTGCTTTTGGAACAATTGATACATGGTTGATCTGGAATCTGACCCGTGGGGAAGTACATGCGACAGACTACACCAATGCCTCCAGAACGATGATGTTCGATATTCATAAATTAGACTGGGATCAGAAGATTCTGGATTATTTCAAGATTCCAAAGAACATGCTGCCAAAAGTAAAACCGCCCAGTGGAATTTTCGGATATACAGAAGTCGGTATGTTTGGCGAGAGTATTCCAATCGCCGGGGCAGCAGGTGACCAGCAGTCAGCATTGTTCGGCCAGTGCTGTTTTGATGCCGGAGAAGTGAAGAATACATATGGAACCGGCTGTTTCCTGCTTATGAATACAGGAGAAAAGGCTGTGACTTCAGAAAATGGACTGCTTACGACTATTGCAGCCAGCGCAGACGGAACCGTCCAGTATGCATTAGAAGGAAGTATTTTTGTGGCAGGAGCGGCAATCCAGTGGCTGCGTGATGAGATGCGTATGATCCGCAAAGCAGCAGATACGGAGCGTTATGCAACTGCGGTCGAAGATACTGCAGGCGTTTACCTTGTTCCGGCATTTACCGGAATCGGAGCACCGTACTGGGATCCATATGCAAGAGGTACGGTCGTGGGCATCACAAGAGGCTGCAAAAAAGAACATTTTATCCGGGCGGCACTGGAATCTATGGCGTACCAGACCAATGACATTTTGAAAGTGATGGAAGAAGAATCTGGTGTACAGATCCGGACGCTCAAAGTAGATGGTGGTGCATCAAATAATAATTTTCTGATGCAGTTCCAGTCCGACATTCTTGGTGTTGATGTGCTCAGACCACAGTGTGTGGAGACAACAGCTCTCGGAGCGGCATATCTTGCAGGAATTGTAGTGGGTTACTGGGAAGATGTAGAGGACGTGCGCGCAAACTGGGCACTGTCCCGAACATTCCATGCAGACATGACAGACGAAAAGAGACAACATTTGTTAAAAGGCTGGAAGAAAGCAGTCGGTCGTGCATTCGAGTGGGTGGAGGACTAG
- a CDS encoding alpha/beta fold hydrolase, with the protein MKREFQYPSRDGVTQIHAIEWEPEGEIHAVMQLCHGMVEFIDRYDAFAKYLNEHGIYVVGHDHLGHGKSVQNEEYHGYFHKTNGNEYVIGDIHKLREMTQKKYPDKPYFMLGHSMGSFLIRQYMEMYGPGLSGVIVMGTGAQPGVALFFGKLLCKVIAAFKGDDYRSAFVDNMAFGGYNKRFEPARTDKDWLTRDEKEVDAYLANPWCTFRFTVNAYYHMFCGIEYAQKKENIEKIPKDLPLYLVAGSDDPVGNFGKSVENVAKTYRECGIKDVSLKLYEKDRHEILNELDRQVVYEDILAWVEAHLI; encoded by the coding sequence ATGAAGCGGGAATTTCAATATCCGTCGCGGGACGGAGTGACACAGATTCATGCAATCGAATGGGAGCCGGAGGGGGAGATCCATGCGGTTATGCAGTTATGTCATGGTATGGTCGAATTTATCGACCGATATGATGCATTTGCAAAATATCTGAACGAACATGGAATTTACGTGGTCGGACATGACCATCTGGGACATGGAAAATCTGTGCAAAATGAAGAATATCATGGATATTTTCATAAAACGAATGGAAATGAATATGTAATCGGTGACATTCACAAACTTCGGGAAATGACGCAGAAAAAATATCCGGATAAGCCGTATTTTATGCTTGGGCATAGTATGGGGTCTTTCCTGATCCGTCAGTATATGGAAATGTACGGACCTGGCCTTTCCGGAGTCATAGTCATGGGAACCGGAGCGCAGCCGGGAGTCGCGTTATTTTTTGGAAAATTACTGTGCAAAGTCATCGCTGCATTTAAAGGTGATGATTACCGGAGTGCATTTGTGGATAACATGGCATTTGGTGGATATAATAAACGGTTTGAGCCTGCCAGAACAGATAAGGACTGGCTGACGCGTGATGAAAAAGAGGTGGACGCCTATCTGGCGAATCCATGGTGTACGTTCCGCTTTACAGTCAATGCATATTATCATATGTTCTGTGGCATTGAGTATGCACAGAAAAAAGAGAATATTGAAAAGATCCCAAAAGATTTGCCGTTGTATCTGGTGGCAGGATCAGACGATCCTGTTGGAAACTTCGGAAAAAGTGTGGAAAATGTTGCAAAAACGTATCGGGAATGTGGAATTAAAGATGTGTCCCTTAAGCTTTATGAGAAAGACCGCCATGAGATATTAAACGAGCTGGACCGACAGGTGGTTT